In Xiphophorus hellerii strain 12219 chromosome 8, Xiphophorus_hellerii-4.1, whole genome shotgun sequence, the genomic window ACCGAACTGATTCGTCTGATTGAAAGTAGAAAGTCTTTAATCAAGCAGCAAATAGAGAATCAGCAGAAGACGGAGGAGAATCGTGTCAAAAAGCTCCTGGAAAAGCTGGACAAGGAGGTCACCGAGCTGAAAGGAAAAGATGCTGAACTGGAGCGACTCTCTCAAACAGAGGACCACATCGAGTTTCTGTACATGTTCCCGTCGCTTTCTGGACCAGGAGAACGCACGGCGACGTCTCTCCCAAAGCAGCGTACGCGGTGCTACTTCCAGGATGTTACAGAGACAATTTCAGAGGTGGGAAATAAAGTGCAGAGCTTTCTCAGTCAAGACTGGCCCAGAGTTTCCAGGGCAGTGGCTAATCCGGATGTTTTACTGCCACTGGAGGAGCTGACAGCCAGAGCAGAGTTCCTAAAGTTCTCCCAACCAAtcactctggatccaaacacTGTGAACATGCAGCTGGTTTTATCTGAGAGGAACAGAAAAGTGACTTATAGAAGTATAAAACAGATGTACCAGGCCCACAGTGAGCGGTTTCACAGCAGGTCTCAGGTCCTGAGCagagagactctgactggacaccattactgggaggtggagtggagcGGGTTGGGGGCTTTTATTGGAGTCGCTTACAAAACTATCAGCAGAACGGGAGACAATAGTGAGTTTGGAAAAACTGACAAGTCGTGGGTGTTGCTGTGTTCAGAGTCTCTGCATGAATTCAGACATAATAACAGCGTAACTCTGATTTTAGGTCCACAGACCGAAAGAATaggagtgtacctggatcacagagcaggACTCCTGTCCTTCTACAGCGTCTCTGGAGCCATGTCACTGCtgcacagagtccagaccacgTTCACTCAGCCGCTCTGTGCTGCATTCAGGGCCCATCATGGCTTGGCATCGCAGtcctctgctgtgttttgtgAGATCAAGTAGGCAACCGCttgtagaaaaatgtaattcaggtctggtttctttttaaagttctcTTTGGTACAGTCAggctgatagtccggtagacttggttctgtgttacattttcagctgctgcagttctctttcacactgcagcaTTTTGTCACACCAACCAAACCttctgaaaaacctgttcccctcctcacctgtgagggcgctgcaccaagaaacactgaagaaaacaacacgGAAACCTCTGAAGGAGACACTGAGCACAAATTCCTTCTTtataaaatatcaacaaaaattGAATTGCATCAGATTTTGaaggttgtaggatttctcttttgtcattgGTAAAATCCCACTAGctatttctcccgctagcgctaggctagcatgtttgttttggatgtttttacccagaatgccctgcgctgtagttcacttcctgcttttgtagCGGCCTCTGGTCAggttggcattcacatatgcattcgaaccgcaccagagttcacttcaactgaacccagaccgaggtttttAGACGGACCAGAGTCCACTCTTTGGTCCGAATCAGAATTCGGTTAAACATTCACACGtccccaaatgaaccagactttcctggcaaatggactggagttggattaaaacAGACTGAACGGCGCTGGTGTGAATTCACCTTTAGTAGAGTCACAGTTTACTTAGGCTGTGTTCACACTTATAATCCTTTTAGTCTGTtatcttgaaatgttttctggtggtttggtttcttttcacATGGAAGCTCCAAAGGAACGAGaccaaacattttgtttatggGTCAGATGAGCCCCGACTGGAGAACCAGATGCAAATACAGAAACAAGGAGAATTTAATCAATCATATTATAATCATAAgataacattttgtttagtgtttttgctaTATGTTATGATCAGGGATTGTTTAGGGGAAAAGTTAGGACAATTCCAAGACCCCCTTACCGACAGGAGGCCctccacaaaaaaatattatttcttcttataggaatataaaaaaatgggTGTCCtattaattacaaaattaatcatatagcatttttaaaattagtttttgtctttaatttctAACCACTTTTATATACAAAATGGAAAGAGTTTATTGTAGAATTAGTAAATAATCAATATTGTTCTGATCtctaataaattttaaagtatgcaaaataagaaatatttcattagttaaatgaaaataatcagaCTCAGTTAAAATTCAgataattttcttctttaggTTTGTGTTGGTTTAATTTGAGTTTTCCCAGATCTACACACAATAATTAATTTATGGAAGAATTAggcaacattaaaatatgcagtgttgtataaagtactgaaatctcagagtcaagtaaaagtacctctccaaaatatgactttggtaaaagtccaagtcactgactgaaatgttacttgagttaaagtcttaaagtatctgaaacttcttgtacttaagtatggaaattactgtaaaaatggatgtactcaagtaatgtaatgaaaagtacaagtaaaaagtaaaacaaagcaaatgcagtttgaatgactttttttatattttggtaaacttgtcaaatacacttaaaataatgtacacaaccaagtgcaggcaaaattaaacctgctaatagatatacctgcaggcatcatttagttaagaaaattaggtgctttacctatagcacaaggttaacttaacctgctttacaactgaaccagcttcttagtataccctccaggacagaaaatacaaagtttttgtaagcctcaAGTTTttccttcaagtaaggtcagtgctgaaaatgagaaaaataaatagtacagaaaatgcggccaacatgaagaaaaagagctgttacgattactctacttcacaaatcagtgaatcagtcaatgctacagtcagtaggtggtgcacacaactggtcattatgcaaaagaaaaagaattgggagggaaatgcagcttattggcatctgtaaacctggttttgaacttgcatgcctttcctatattcgttaaatttagtctaaattgctatcgctatggcttctgtcccccttgaacagaggagtctaggtagcctgctacagtcaacattaggcctaagctaaatacaccacgtatggaactgaaacaatgccaaacaaagttcatttatggtcaagatttcacaatacagtagtgtctagtgaccaagctatagttactgaaacaggaggattataaccatttcataagaagttacctcgatgtgtttcttcaagttggacggggagtttttgtaagatagaatttccacatcttcgggcaggaataacataaactgcatgcggtacgacgaatctttaacacccacgaaagagtgtattgtgtttaaataaggctatgggctctcatcaccagctggtggttcccctggagccgtgtctgacgtagttgcagtcgttgtggtctccgtctcctcctccatgtggctgctgctgattgcgagacttgctttgtgtttaatgggagaagcgaaacaggtgtatcctattggaggtgatgaacaagcccaggcaagtaggctaccgactttgttcggtagcctacttgctacttgctaatcagtaggtggggtcaaaacactttgtttctctctctcgcttttttgtaacgagtaactaaaccacacattgaaaatgtatcggagtaaaagtacgcaataaagttcggaaatatagtgaagtaaaagtgaaagtcatcaaaaattttcatactccaggaaagtatgaagtactccaaaatatacttaagtaaagtagtgaagtatttttacttcgttactatacaacactgaaaaTATGTAAAGTGATTTCTTGTTTAGAAAAACTGATTGTGGAAAATTTTGCAACAGATTTTTACATTCTATTATTATCAATAAAAGCAtttcaatgtaattttttgtcgagtgatatttttcatttttattttcttgctactaaatattacaaattgttttctcattatttagtgttaatctatttttgtctcattattaatatttgtaattCTCCTTCCATTAAACTGTTGCTGCTCCAAACTGATCAGATCAAAATAATGtatcagcaaataaaataaatattaacaaattagATTCATTGCATAAATCATTTATGTAAAGTAAGAAAAGTTTCGGATCCAGTTCTGACCACAAATAAAGACGTTCtgggaggaaatgaaacaggagATTGAGGACATTCTAAGGACAGATCTCCCCATGGAGCCTCTTCTATTTCTGCTGGACATAAACACCAAGGATTTACTCACTAAAGATCAATGTTACATATTGTTGCACCTTCTGCTACTAGTAGCAAGAAAGACAATTACACTAAACTGGATTAAATCCTGTTCACCAACTGTTGCTGagtggagaaaaactggaacatgacaacatgatggAGCGTCTGACTGAACAGCTAGACATGAAAATAGATCATTAAATAtgaagtttagaaaataaatattggatttgaaaattaaatgtttactttggtaaataaatatttattttgatgctaaatatttagtttgtatatTTAGTTACTTTAGTAttaataacatggtgaaaatattaatttgaaaaatgcattttcacattttttctttatgacatgatgaataaactaaaatactgttcttcatttttttgtcactaTCAATCACTACAGTCATGATCtaaagtaagtacaccctcatttttatcagaacttcctcatgaagattttatcaacctgcctctgatttcacctcagagcttctacttcctggttctgttgctctgaAGGAAGAAACTAAAACACGCACCATCCGTCACATTTACTTTCGGTTTGAATTTACCTGTTCAGGTGTGGCTCCAGTCCGTTTGTCGGGTCTCAGtctgttgtttaaattttcttctttaactctttggatcgtttgaacaaactgtaagtttgatttgtttatttcttgaactttttcatc contains:
- the LOC116723874 gene encoding tripartite motif-containing protein 16-like; this translates as MALSGFTLNTEKLSCSICLDPLKNPVTIPCGHSYCMECIKNHWDREERKTYSCPQCRQTFMPRPVLVRNTMLADLVDDMKKVGLQATPADHCYAGPEDVACDFCTDRKLKAFRSCLQCLVSYCEQHLKPHWDFPALKKHKLINPSKKLQENICPKHGELKAIFCRTDQQCICYLCSLDDHKDHSTISAAAERTERQKQLTPSQQKMKQQLQDCEKAVKLLQEELVAIGRSADKALTDSEKIFTELIRLIESRKSLIKQQIENQQKTEENRVKKLLEKLDKEVTELKGKDAELERLSQTEDHIEFLYMFPSLSGPGERTATSLPKQRTRCYFQDVTETISEVGNKVQSFLSQDWPRVSRAVANPDVLLPLEELTARAEFLKFSQPITLDPNTVNMQLVLSERNRKVTYRSIKQMYQAHSERFHSRSQVLSRETLTGHHYWEVEWSGLGAFIGVAYKTISRTGDNSEFGKTDKSWVLLCSESLHEFRHNNSVTLILGPQTERIGVYLDHRAGLLSFYSVSGAMSLLHRVQTTFTQPLCAAFRAHHGLASQSSAVFCEIK